In one Drosophila albomicans strain 15112-1751.03 chromosome X, ASM965048v2, whole genome shotgun sequence genomic region, the following are encoded:
- the LOC117574043 gene encoding integrator complex subunit 4 has product MALAIAKPQQSFIETIVGVPPPLKKLRLQATAAPVSKPKVKVEKKLQILSLLDAYLPANNSNGGASSSNTTTTTATAAAVGNTISGASSSSSAIAAGGVAPQQTQAGGSCQTKELLELLVKITDEISYDNVQIAELKESAAKIYQLYQLQERDSDTSVRVKLLELFAGLGCECSTEEGIILIIDYFIYLLRKETSQKVLAQGMMCLYRIGQQRRQLVPLAYNTQVAHLAKEQLRSGSTHTQKNAMLVIGRFATCHESERQYVWKLAFYIDSQDSGVRAQALHALLTLGERGAHLPPVLYKRAVEAMKDDYECVRKEALRLVHMLGNRHPDYCINLERQPEDIRMIDAAFSKVCEALCDLSLQLRVLAAELLGSMTHVSSEFLHQTLDKKLMSNLRRKRNAHERGARLVTSGEWSSGKRWADDAPQEHLDARTISLIASGACGALIHGLEDEFLEVRTAAVGSMCKLAMSRPEFAVTSLDFLVDMFNDEIEDVRLKAIYSLTAIARHIVLREDQLEIMLGSLEDYSVDVREGLHLMLGACRVSTQTCLLMVVQKLLDVLAKYPQDRHSTYACMRKIGQKHPHLVMALTGHLLYVHPFFETPERDVEDPAYLCVLILVFNAAEHLVPIISLLPTATHRHYAYLRDSMPKLVPQLPIEGASSSSNSKCIDDALQAAGSSAEYLQMILNHIGEIYTMTDDRVELLKTAQSNLQRLGAIDSDMYGPSNFLETFLSAQIQIEQMQRCASTQRSRVPLKESLAELIRNCLKLQHTFSGLNYGDILQVKQLRLRASALHLVLVVRDRSQSALGPCQMLLQTAGDISAFMRTRSTSSSFAEKAPEPSLDDDGGKPKPKPGQDEPDSFTRTLLSKLDAIADPKPGRVFREILPLVQHATPLSLPPANEKIRRCMANILEPCPLQSQDNVIKVTAGLIAAVPFVAEIDNLLESQKADMRIKIKYPDQHMHTVVPKMTDFKPIMTEQGEHETNVRLRTTILLSHSVWTEASLVEIQLCLAVRPGSELELCKPAKVLFAPKPVRRGI; this is encoded by the exons ATGGCACTCGCCATTGCAAAACCACAACAGTCCTTCATAGAGACGATTGTTGGAGTGCCGCCGCCGCTGAAAAAGTTGCGACTACAAGCGACAGCGGCGCCGGTGAGCAAACCGAAGGTAAAAGTGGAAAAGAAGCTACAAATCTTGTCGTTGCTCGATGCGTATTTAcccgccaacaacagcaatggaGGTGCAAGTAgtagcaacacaacaacaacgacagccacagctgcagcagttggCAACACAATCAGCGgtgcgagcagcagcagcagcgcaatTGCAGCTGGCGGCGTCGCaccacaacaaacacaagcaGGAGGCTCGTGTCAAACGAAGGAGCTGCTCGAACTGCTGGTGAAGATCACCGATGAGATCTCCTACGACAATGTGCAAATAGCCGAGCTGAAGGAGTCGGCGGCCAAAATCTATCAGCTCTATCAGTTACAGGAACGCGACAGCGACACTTCGGTGCGTGTCAAGTTGCTGGAACTGTTTGCCGGCCTGGGCTGCGAGTGCAGCACTGAGGAGGGCATCATTCTGATCATCGATTACTTCATCTATCTGCTGCGCAAAGAGACCTCCCAAAAGGTGCTGGCCCAGGGCATGATGTGTCTGTATCGCATTGGACAACAGCGCCGTCAACTCGTGCCGCTTGCCTACAACACACAGGTGGCGCACTTGGCCAAGGAGCAGCTGCGCAGCGGAtcgacgcacacacaaaagaatgCCATGCTAGTGATTGGACGCTTTGCCACCTGCCACGAGAGTGAACGGCAATATGTGTGGAAGTTGGCGTTCTACATTGATTCACAGGATTCGGGTGTGCGTGCCCAGGCTTTGCATGCGCTGCTGACGCTCGGGGAACGTGGCGCCCACTTGCCACCCGTGCTGTACAAACGTGCCGTCGAGGCCATGAAGGATGACTACGAATGTGTGCGCAAGGAGGCGTTGCGTCTGGTTCACATGCTGGGCAATCGGCATCCCGACTATTGCATCAATCTGGAGCGGCAGCCAGAGGATATACGCATGATTGATGCGGCCTTCAGCAAAGTGTGCGAAGCCCTTTGTGATCTCTCGCTGCAATTGCGCGTCCTGGCCGCCGAGCTGTTGGGCAGCATGACGCACGTGAGCAGCGAGTTTCTGCATCAGACTCTCGACAAGAAGCTGATGAGCAATTTGCGACGCAAACGCAATGCACACGAACGTGGCGCCCGTCTTGTGACAAGCGGCGAATGGTCGTCGGGCAAACGTTGGGCAGACGATGCGCCGCAGGAGCATTTGGATGCACGCACCATTTCGTTGATAGCGAGCGGTGCTTGTGGCGCTCTCATACACGGCCTGGAGGATGAGTTCTTGGAGGTGCGCACAGCCGCCGTCGGGTCCATGTGTAAGCTGGCAATGTCACGACCCGAATTCGCTGTCACCAGCCTCGATTTTCTGGTCGATATGTTCAACGATGAAATTGAGGATGTGCGTCTGAAGGCCATTTACAGCTTGACAGCGATTGCTCGGCATATTGTGCTGCGCGAGGATCAGCTGGAGATCATGTTGGGCTCACTGGAGGATTATTCGGTGGATGTGCGCGAAGGCTTGCATCTGATGCTCGGCGCTTGTCGCGTCTCCACACAAACGTGTCTGCTGATGGTCGTGCAGAAGCTGCTCGATGTGTTGGCCAAGTATCCACAAGATCGACATTCCACATACGCTTGCATGCGCAAGATTGGCCAAAAGCATCCGCATCTTGTGATGGCACTAACTGGACATTTGCTCTATGTGCATCCGTTCTTCGAGACACCGGAACGCGATGTCGAGGATCCCgcatatttgtgtgtgctcatTCTCGTCTTCAATGCCGCCGAGCATCTGGTGCCCATCATCAGTCTGCTGCCAACGGCAACGCATCGACACTATGCCTATTTGAGGGACTCGATGCCCAAGCTGGTGCCGCAGCTGCCCATCGAGGGTGCGTCGTCGTCATCGAACAGCAAGTGCATCGATGATGCGCTCCAGGCTGCGGGCAGTTCGGCGGAATATCTGCAAATGATTCTCAATCACATCGGTGAGATCTACACGATGACTGACGATCGGGTCGAGCTGCTCAAGACGGCGCAATCCAATCTGCAG CGCTTGGGCGCCATCGACTCGGACATGTATGGACCATCGAATTTCCTGGAGACCTTCCTCTCGGCCCAAATCCAAATCGAGCAAATGCAGCGCTGCGCCAGCACCCAACGCAGTCGTGTGCCGCTCAAGGAATCGCTGGCCGAGCTCATACGCAACTGCCTCAAGTTGCAGCACACATTCTCGGGCCTCAACTACGGCGACATTCTGCAGGTGAAGCAGCTGCGATTGCGCGCCAGCGCTCTGCATCTGGTGCTCGTGGTGCGTGACAGATCACAGAGTGCGTTGGGTCCGTGTCAGATGCTGTTGCAGACCGCCGGCGATATCAGTGCCTTTATGCGCACCCGCAGCACGAGCAGCTCGTTTGCCGAGAAGGCGCCGGAGCCGTCACTGGATGACGATGGCGGCAAGCCGAAACCGAAACCAGGACAAGATGAACCCGACAGTTTTACACGTACGCTGCTCTCCAAATTGGATGCGATTGCGGACCCAAAGCCGGGACGCGTGTTTCGCGAGATATTGCCGCTGGTGCAGCATGCAacgccgctgtcgctgccgccgGCCAATGAGAAGATCCGGCGATGCATGGCCAACATTTTAGAGCCGTGTCCGTTGCAGTCGCAGGACAATGTGATCAAGGTGACGGCGGGTTTAATTGCTGCTGTGCCGTTTGTGGCCGAAATAGACAATCTGCTGGAATCACAAAAGGCGGATATGCGCATCAAGATCAAATATCCCGACCAACACATGCACACCGTGGTACCGAAGATGACCGACTTCAAACCCATCATGACGGAGCAGGGCGAGCACGAAACGAATGTGAGATTGCGCACAACGATCCTGCTCTCGCACAGTGTCTGGACGGAGGCATCGCTGGTGGAGATTCAGCTGTGTTTGGCCGTCCGACCAGGCAGCGAACTGGAGCTTTGCAAGCCCGCCAAAGTATTGTTTGCCCCCAAGCCAGTAAGGCGGGGAATTTAA